A genomic segment from Bradyrhizobium sp. ISRA430 encodes:
- a CDS encoding replication initiator protein A: MRRKHHSERDQLELFRALPGDLAPRDAQDLMAYPFFSLAKTKRIVPIDFRAGAIAIRVEAVPERGMATIWDADVLIWAASQIVEARDAGLKTSRLMAATPYEILTFVGRGTSARDYDRLKAGLDRLQSTTVLTSIRQPAERRRHRFSWINEWKETADANGRPFGLELILPDWFYAGVIDDALVLTIDGAYFDLTGGLERWLYRLVRKHGGRQDGGWSFDLVHLHAKSGILSPLKHFAYDIRQIVQRQTLPGYQLVLTRDPDGTERLNFAPTPADPLTARLRRRGLIPNSEDNL, from the coding sequence ATGCGGCGCAAACATCATTCTGAGCGCGACCAGCTTGAGCTCTTTCGGGCGCTACCCGGCGATCTTGCGCCCCGCGACGCGCAGGATTTGATGGCTTATCCGTTCTTCTCGCTCGCAAAAACAAAGCGGATCGTACCAATCGATTTCCGCGCCGGCGCGATTGCAATTCGTGTCGAAGCCGTGCCGGAGCGTGGCATGGCGACCATCTGGGATGCAGATGTTCTGATCTGGGCTGCTTCCCAGATCGTCGAAGCCCGTGACGCCGGCTTGAAGACGTCGCGCCTCATGGCTGCAACGCCTTACGAGATTTTGACGTTCGTGGGCCGTGGCACCAGTGCACGTGACTATGACCGCCTGAAGGCTGGTCTTGACAGACTTCAGTCAACGACCGTGCTGACGTCGATCCGTCAGCCGGCAGAGCGGCGGCGGCACCGCTTCTCCTGGATCAACGAGTGGAAGGAGACGGCCGATGCAAATGGCCGCCCATTTGGTCTCGAATTGATCTTGCCTGATTGGTTCTATGCCGGCGTCATCGATGACGCGCTCGTGCTGACCATCGACGGCGCTTATTTCGATCTGACGGGCGGGCTTGAGCGGTGGCTCTACCGGCTCGTGCGCAAGCACGGTGGACGCCAGGATGGCGGCTGGAGCTTTGACCTTGTGCATCTCCATGCCAAGTCCGGTATCCTCTCGCCGCTCAAGCACTTTGCTTACGACATACGCCAGATCGTCCAGCGCCAGACATTGCCTGGCTATCAGCTCGTGCTCACGCGCGATCCCGATGGCACCGAGCGGCTGAACTTCGCGCCTACGCCTGCTGATCCCCTAACGGCCCGCTTGCGCCGCCGCGGTCTCATTCCAAATTCGGAGGACAATCTGTGA
- a CDS encoding DUF6499 domain-containing protein, which produces MPEFDWRSPESYKSLQDAEVTDIAWECLRRNAGYRREYEAMIASSPDGAVTQEFRRKWGICFRP; this is translated from the coding sequence ATGCCTGAATTCGACTGGCGGTCGCCGGAATCCTACAAGAGCCTACAAGACGCGGAAGTCACCGACATCGCCTGGGAATGTCTCCGTCGTAACGCAGGCTATCGACGCGAGTACGAAGCGATGATCGCAAGCAGCCCAGATGGTGCAGTGACCCAGGAATTCAGGAGGAAATGGGGTATCTGCTTTCGCCCATGA
- a CDS encoding DUF2840 domain-containing protein produces the protein MSDLTEVEVLWLEKRIENRIRFGRIVKERKLDRHRRVLSFAPGSIFAFVRWTSNDFGTIISRIDILRAVAPGQRCSTVPYVTPGGEILLRLSGWPKVERVLQMIDAVEALGIDPADVAPDHWHHVQNRLSVNENPRPYTKARHQAWLHRQRVMR, from the coding sequence ATGAGCGATCTGACAGAAGTGGAAGTGCTGTGGCTCGAGAAGCGTATCGAAAACCGCATTCGGTTCGGTCGCATTGTCAAGGAAAGAAAACTCGATCGTCACCGGCGTGTCCTGTCATTTGCACCCGGCAGCATCTTTGCGTTCGTCCGTTGGACGTCCAACGACTTTGGCACGATCATTTCGCGCATCGACATCTTGCGCGCGGTGGCGCCGGGACAGCGCTGCTCGACCGTTCCTTATGTGACACCCGGCGGTGAGATTCTGCTGCGCCTGTCAGGTTGGCCGAAGGTCGAGCGCGTGCTGCAGATGATCGATGCCGTTGAGGCGCTCGGCATCGATCCCGCTGATGTCGCGCCTGATCATTGGCATCACGTTCAAAACCGCCTGTCGGTTAACGAAAACCCGCGCCCGTATACGAAAGCGCGCCATCAGGCCTGGCTCCATCGCCAACGGGTGATGCGATGA
- a CDS encoding DUF736 domain-containing protein, whose translation MASIGSFKKVGNEFQGEIVTLSLKAKGVRIVAETNRSNDNAPSHRIYVGRAEIGAAWSKRSEEGRDYLSLKLDDPSFNAPIYANLFDDEGGEGYTLLWSRPRKTGE comes from the coding sequence ATGGCTAGCATCGGTTCTTTCAAGAAGGTCGGCAACGAATTCCAGGGCGAGATCGTGACCCTGAGCCTGAAGGCCAAGGGCGTCCGCATCGTCGCCGAGACCAACCGATCCAACGACAACGCTCCCAGCCACCGCATCTATGTGGGTCGCGCGGAGATCGGCGCGGCCTGGTCGAAGCGTTCCGAGGAGGGCCGCGACTACCTCTCGCTCAAGCTCGACGACCCCTCGTTCAACGCGCCTATCTACGCGAACCTGTTCGACGACGAAGGCGGTGAGGGCTACACCCTTCTGTGGTCGCGGCCGCGCAAGACCGGCGAGTAA
- a CDS encoding DUF2285 domain-containing protein yields the protein MLRIGAVDHRVWFKEPPVLDASYTAELPFDGDFGARAYAARRLWRAMNGRVPGTGFHTLSKQRRERLSAAIRALDAHSAGGSYRIIAEALFGKKRIPDRAWKTHDLRNRTIRLVQGGIELMRGGYRKLLRPGRKDE from the coding sequence GTGCTGCGCATCGGTGCGGTAGATCACCGTGTCTGGTTCAAAGAGCCGCCGGTGCTCGACGCGTCATACACAGCCGAACTGCCGTTTGATGGCGATTTCGGCGCACGTGCCTATGCAGCCCGAAGACTATGGCGCGCGATGAATGGACGCGTGCCAGGTACGGGATTTCACACGCTATCCAAACAGCGGCGCGAACGCTTGAGCGCCGCGATCCGCGCGCTCGATGCTCATAGCGCCGGCGGAAGCTATCGCATTATCGCCGAAGCGCTGTTCGGCAAAAAGCGCATCCCCGATCGCGCCTGGAAGACGCATGATTTGCGCAATCGAACAATCCGCTTGGTGCAAGGCGGCATCGAGTTGATGCGCGGTGGTTACCGCAAACTCCTGCGGCCCGGGCGCAAGGACGAGTAG
- a CDS encoding IS110 family transposase, producing MDFYAGLDVSLEATNICVVDGDGQVVREAKLDADPDAIELFLAEWGMRLKRVGLEAFSYSAWLFTALAEKGLPVTCIETRHAKAAMNAMLNKTDRNDARGIAQMMRTGWFRAVHVKSESAQTLRALLVGRKALLGKVLDMENMIRGLLRPFGLKVGEISVGRFDARVREMMAGKRDLEAIVAPLLDARSAMRLQLAKLHRLALAAARSDNAVRRMMTVPGVGALVALTFRATVDDPACFKKSTNVGAHFGLTPRRYQSGQTDRIGSISKCGDELTRAMLYEAAIAILTRIPKNFKLRLWGLRLARKKGLKRAATAVARALAVLLHKIWTSGTTFRFGAGGKRGRVAAAI from the coding sequence ATGGACTTCTATGCAGGGCTCGACGTGTCGCTGGAGGCGACGAACATTTGCGTGGTGGACGGCGACGGCCAGGTCGTCCGGGAAGCGAAACTCGATGCCGATCCGGACGCGATCGAGCTGTTCCTGGCGGAATGGGGCATGCGCCTGAAGCGCGTCGGGCTGGAAGCGTTCTCCTACTCTGCCTGGCTGTTCACGGCGCTCGCCGAAAAGGGCCTCCCTGTGACTTGCATCGAGACCCGGCATGCCAAGGCGGCGATGAACGCGATGTTGAACAAGACGGATAGGAATGACGCCAGGGGCATCGCCCAGATGATGCGGACCGGCTGGTTCCGTGCGGTCCATGTCAAATCGGAGAGCGCGCAAACGCTGCGGGCGCTGCTGGTCGGCCGCAAGGCGCTGCTCGGCAAGGTGCTCGACATGGAGAACATGATCCGCGGCCTGTTGCGCCCGTTTGGCTTGAAGGTTGGCGAAATCTCGGTCGGCCGCTTTGACGCGCGGGTGCGTGAGATGATGGCCGGGAAGAGGGATTTGGAGGCCATTGTCGCACCGTTGCTGGACGCTAGAAGCGCGATGCGGCTGCAGCTGGCAAAGCTGCACCGCCTGGCGCTGGCAGCGGCGCGCAGCGACAATGCTGTGCGGCGGATGATGACCGTGCCCGGCGTTGGCGCGCTCGTGGCGCTGACATTCCGCGCAACGGTCGACGACCCGGCGTGCTTCAAGAAGTCGACCAATGTCGGCGCGCATTTCGGCCTGACGCCACGGCGCTACCAATCGGGACAAACCGATCGCATCGGCAGCATCTCCAAATGCGGCGACGAGCTGACGCGGGCGATGCTGTATGAGGCGGCGATCGCGATCCTCACCCGCATTCCGAAGAACTTCAAGCTGCGACTGTGGGGCCTGCGGCTGGCCAGGAAGAAGGGTTTGAAGCGCGCGGCAACCGCCGTGGCGCGCGCGCTCGCCGTGCTGCTGCACAAGATCTGGACCAGTGGCACCACGTTCCGGTTTGGCGCCGGCGGCAAGCGCGGCCGGGTCGCTGCGGCGATCTAA
- a CDS encoding toprim domain-containing protein, with translation MSRDISELAGRLAREAEAVCRHYLSNGKRAGRYWVVGDVHNTPGRSLFVRLQESPKGAAGKWTDAATGEHGDLLDIIRECRGLRDFREAAEEAKRFLKLPRSEQQPPPRPVRPAVSAGSQEAARRLFAISSPIEGTMVERYLQRRGIARVHHGGSLRFHPRCYYRPDEHSSTETWPAMIASVTDLEGRITGVHRTWLDPYGFDRTRLGKAPIDTPRRAMGDLLGNAVRFDVVDDVLAAGEGIETMLSLRYVLPTLPMTAALSANHLSAMLLPSGLRRLYIARDADAAGDAVQAILTQRAEAAGIEAIALSPRLGDFNEDLHIFGLEALRAALLLQLVPEDVLRFLHSSMATAE, from the coding sequence ATGTCCCGCGATATCTCCGAACTGGCAGGTCGCCTCGCGCGCGAGGCCGAGGCGGTGTGCCGACACTATCTCTCCAATGGCAAGCGGGCGGGGCGATACTGGGTGGTCGGCGACGTCCACAACACGCCGGGCCGATCGCTCTTCGTGCGACTCCAGGAATCGCCGAAGGGCGCCGCCGGCAAGTGGACTGATGCGGCGACCGGCGAGCATGGCGATCTCCTCGACATCATCCGCGAATGCCGAGGTTTGCGCGATTTCCGCGAGGCCGCTGAGGAGGCGAAGCGCTTTCTGAAGCTACCTCGTTCCGAGCAGCAACCGCCCCCGAGACCCGTTCGTCCAGCAGTGTCGGCCGGATCGCAGGAAGCCGCCCGTCGGCTCTTTGCGATATCCAGCCCGATCGAAGGGACGATGGTTGAAAGATATTTGCAGCGTCGCGGAATAGCCCGCGTCCACCATGGTGGCAGCCTCCGCTTCCACCCGCGTTGCTACTACCGGCCGGACGAGCATTCGTCGACCGAAACCTGGCCCGCAATGATTGCCTCCGTCACGGACCTCGAGGGACGGATCACCGGCGTGCACCGCACCTGGCTCGATCCATACGGATTTGACCGCACGCGGCTCGGCAAGGCTCCGATCGATACGCCACGGCGGGCCATGGGCGACCTGCTCGGCAATGCCGTTCGTTTCGACGTGGTGGACGACGTGCTCGCTGCGGGCGAGGGGATCGAGACCATGCTGTCGCTGCGTTATGTACTGCCGACCTTGCCCATGACCGCTGCGCTCTCGGCCAATCACCTCTCAGCCATGTTGCTGCCGTCTGGCCTACGCCGACTCTATATCGCCCGTGACGCAGACGCCGCCGGAGATGCCGTACAGGCTATTCTTACCCAGCGCGCAGAAGCCGCCGGCATTGAAGCGATCGCATTGTCGCCCCGGCTGGGCGACTTCAATGAAGATCTGCACATCTTCGGCCTCGAGGCCCTCAGAGCAGCGTTGCTACTGCAACTCGTACCGGAGGACGTCCTCCGTTTCCTGCATTCGTCGATGGCAACCGCGGAATAG
- a CDS encoding helix-turn-helix transcriptional regulator — protein sequence MDIRKVFGANARRFRLALGLSQEAVAERMGVDRAFVSSMERGLQNATLLTVWQIAQALGVRPADLLEERVSKARS from the coding sequence ATGGACATTCGCAAGGTCTTTGGAGCAAACGCGCGTCGATTTCGGCTGGCCCTTGGCTTGAGCCAAGAGGCCGTAGCGGAACGCATGGGCGTCGACCGGGCCTTCGTGAGCAGCATGGAGCGAGGGCTCCAGAACGCGACACTGCTCACAGTCTGGCAGATTGCCCAAGCGTTGGGGGTCAGGCCGGCCGATCTGCTTGAGGAGAGGGTGTCCAAAGCTCGGTCCTGA
- a CDS encoding DUF2493 domain-containing protein, producing MTDHDDIEPPHAASATEHVLTELQLFGYRPFDDQPDPRPLPEGKSITGAVADIFDALVATLSDTRLEPDLDDLLWSTVNLFHRAVDRIGRQLDDNEQAQQKSQREQDGSEVRSVELERITAEGITLIERRNCLELFRDQAIERFETHTGSFWRPRSGSLVNYRTLTAAMIDSRDFIAAKRRAETEVMLPPGPKIALTGGLDFNDHHLIWDRLDKVHAKHPDMVLLHGGSPKGAELIASKWATTRKVPQIAFKPDWTKHAKAAPFKRNDAMLELLPIGIMHFPGTGIQGNLADKAKRLGIPVWRFGGA from the coding sequence ATGACCGACCACGACGACATCGAACCGCCGCATGCCGCTTCTGCGACCGAACACGTTCTTACCGAATTGCAACTCTTCGGTTACCGCCCCTTCGACGACCAGCCCGATCCACGGCCGCTTCCCGAGGGCAAGAGCATAACCGGCGCCGTCGCCGACATCTTCGATGCTCTGGTCGCGACGTTGAGCGACACGCGGCTCGAGCCGGACCTTGACGATCTGCTCTGGTCGACCGTCAACCTGTTCCATCGTGCCGTCGACCGCATCGGGCGTCAACTTGACGACAACGAACAGGCGCAGCAGAAGAGCCAGCGCGAGCAGGACGGTTCCGAAGTTCGATCGGTCGAACTCGAACGCATCACGGCGGAAGGCATCACGCTGATCGAGCGCCGCAACTGCCTGGAGCTCTTCCGTGATCAGGCCATCGAGCGCTTTGAGACTCACACCGGCTCATTCTGGCGCCCCCGATCGGGATCGCTAGTGAACTATCGTACGCTGACCGCAGCGATGATCGACTCCCGCGACTTCATCGCGGCGAAGCGCCGCGCCGAGACCGAGGTCATGCTGCCGCCAGGACCGAAGATCGCGCTCACCGGAGGGCTCGACTTCAACGACCACCACCTCATCTGGGATCGTCTCGACAAGGTTCACGCCAAGCATCCCGACATGGTCCTGCTCCACGGCGGCTCACCGAAGGGGGCCGAATTGATCGCCTCCAAATGGGCGACCACCCGCAAGGTGCCCCAGATCGCCTTCAAGCCCGATTGGACGAAACATGCCAAGGCAGCACCGTTCAAGCGCAACGATGCCATGCTCGAACTCCTGCCGATCGGCATCATGCACTTCCCGGGCACGGGAATCCAGGGCAACCTCGCCGACAAGGCGAAGCGGCTTGGCATCCCCGTCTGGAGGTTCGGCGGCGCGTGA
- a CDS encoding site-specific integrase has protein sequence MPQLYFTDLGALRRPAIVDGVTHELSEEVIAGAESSGLVDGMPFILGHDGSYDHDLNRFFRACPTMGVRSLNSLRAYARDIVVWLRFLAERRDGKSVWSVDRDDIAAFHEARRLSPPPHRISASSWNRAVAALDKLYRWAVEEKLIAKAPFTYRQAWTRALDGSAISVAANMARETAARNGDMRFVSLDRYLLFRDVGLRGRLPDGREDATWRGRNGERNALFAELLVTTGLRLQEASHLLTVELPAPDRHQGQRSVPFRLAAATAKGSKAREVRLPARLLERLRDYADVERVNALARWRERRSWMRIDAPMMVTGHDRQSLHLDHGRVRFDRLNPGERGRLLHEQGKEPLALWLTEGGLPMPMTSWQAVFRRASARCRGFGINIEVTPHMLRHSFAVHMLTLLLREQIGWMLEERAGRMSPAYRRLIGDPLLKLQRLMGHSRIESTYIYLDHLDDSQALVDAAVEQWGLDVASVRDVA, from the coding sequence ATGCCGCAGCTTTACTTTACCGATCTTGGCGCATTGCGCCGCCCGGCCATTGTCGATGGCGTTACTCATGAACTTTCCGAAGAGGTGATTGCAGGGGCGGAGAGCTCCGGCCTCGTGGACGGGATGCCGTTCATCCTCGGACATGACGGCAGCTACGATCACGATCTCAACCGTTTCTTCCGGGCTTGTCCCACGATGGGCGTGCGATCGCTGAACAGCCTTCGTGCCTACGCGCGCGATATTGTGGTGTGGCTGCGCTTCCTTGCCGAACGGCGTGACGGCAAATCGGTCTGGTCGGTAGATCGCGACGATATCGCCGCCTTCCATGAGGCACGCCGGCTGTCGCCCCCGCCGCATCGTATCTCGGCATCATCGTGGAACCGCGCCGTCGCGGCTCTCGACAAACTTTACCGCTGGGCTGTCGAAGAGAAGCTGATCGCCAAGGCGCCGTTCACATATCGGCAGGCCTGGACGCGCGCGCTGGACGGAAGCGCGATCAGCGTCGCGGCGAACATGGCGCGCGAGACAGCCGCCCGCAACGGCGACATGCGCTTCGTGTCGCTGGACCGCTATCTGCTGTTTCGAGATGTCGGTCTGCGCGGCCGACTACCCGATGGGCGGGAGGACGCGACGTGGCGAGGACGCAACGGCGAGCGCAATGCCCTTTTCGCCGAGCTTCTGGTGACGACCGGTCTCAGGTTGCAGGAGGCGTCACACCTGTTGACGGTAGAGTTGCCAGCCCCGGACCGGCACCAAGGGCAGCGCTCTGTCCCGTTCCGGCTGGCGGCTGCAACCGCCAAGGGCAGCAAGGCTCGGGAGGTTCGGCTGCCGGCGCGTCTGCTCGAACGGCTACGCGACTATGCGGACGTGGAGCGGGTGAACGCTCTCGCGCGCTGGCGCGAGCGCCGCTCATGGATGCGGATCGACGCGCCTATGATGGTCACCGGCCATGACCGCCAATCGCTGCATCTCGATCATGGCCGCGTCCGCTTCGATCGGCTCAATCCCGGAGAGCGCGGCCGGCTTCTCCATGAGCAAGGCAAGGAGCCGTTGGCGCTGTGGCTGACCGAAGGCGGCCTGCCGATGCCGATGACCTCGTGGCAGGCGGTGTTCCGCCGCGCAAGCGCACGCTGCCGCGGCTTCGGCATCAACATCGAGGTGACGCCGCACATGCTGCGCCACAGCTTTGCGGTCCACATGCTGACCCTGCTGTTGCGCGAGCAGATTGGCTGGATGCTGGAAGAACGCGCCGGGCGCATGAGTCCCGCGTATCGCCGCCTGATCGGCGATCCGCTGCTCAAGCTGCAACGGCTGATGGGGCATAGCCGGATCGAGAGCACCTACATCTATCTCGATCATCTCGATGATAGTCAGGCGCTTGTCGACGCGGCAGTCGAGCAATGGGGACTGGATGTTGCATCCGTCAGGGACGTGGCATGA
- a CDS encoding helix-turn-helix domain-containing protein gives MPDPMAGLPPRFLRTPEAARYLGLSGRTLEKHRTYGTGPTYRKIGGRVVYAVDDLKAWADRGAKTSTSDPGKGTVLPAKKHPALRPYAGQERR, from the coding sequence ATGCCCGATCCGATGGCCGGTCTTCCCCCGCGATTCCTGCGTACACCTGAGGCCGCCCGCTATCTTGGCCTGTCCGGCCGCACGCTAGAGAAGCACCGCACGTACGGTACTGGGCCCACGTATCGGAAGATCGGTGGCCGCGTCGTCTACGCCGTCGATGACCTGAAAGCATGGGCCGACCGCGGCGCCAAGACGTCGACGTCCGATCCCGGCAAGGGAACGGTGCTGCCGGCCAAGAAGCACCCGGCGCTGCGGCCGTATGCGGGCCAGGAACGTCGCTGA
- a CDS encoding DUF2285 domain-containing protein produces MSKPPLDPDVADVAPNEPTLTTYDEQHVVTYMRLLQAEGEGADWREVARVVLHLDPEREPDRARSAYQSHLARAKWLTEQGRLLRGTGSK; encoded by the coding sequence ATGTCGAAGCCGCCGCTAGATCCTGACGTCGCGGATGTCGCGCCGAATGAGCCGACGCTCACAACCTATGACGAACAGCATGTCGTAACGTACATGCGCCTTCTGCAGGCCGAAGGTGAGGGAGCGGACTGGCGCGAAGTGGCTCGAGTGGTCTTGCATTTGGACCCCGAGCGAGAGCCGGACCGTGCGCGGAGCGCATATCAGAGCCACCTTGCGCGGGCCAAATGGCTGACCGAGCAGGGCCGCCTACTACGTGGCACTGGCTCCAAATAG